A genome region from Pseudomonadota bacterium includes the following:
- the dusA gene encoding tRNA dihydrouridine(20/20a) synthase DusA, with protein sequence MTLDRKFCVAPMLEYTDRHARYLFRVMSRHALLYTEMVTTGALLHGKPARWLDYSDCEHPLALQLGGSDPSELAACVRLAAQWRYDEVNLNVGCPSDRVQNGRFGACLMAQPDRVADCVRAMREAADLPVTVKTRIGIDHQDSYEALVAFIATVADGGCDTFIIHARKAWLSGLNPKQNREIPPLRYETVYRLKRDFPGLAIIINGGLNDLDQAKSQLAYVDGVMLGRAAYHNAYLLSHVDSVFYGEHSEAISRAEVISRYQAYVNEELERGTPLRHMTRHLSGLVQGVPGARRFRRYLSENVHGSGASAAVISQALDLLRSAATASAVS encoded by the coding sequence TTGACGCTGGATAGAAAGTTTTGTGTTGCACCGATGCTCGAGTATACGGATCGCCACGCGCGTTATCTGTTCCGCGTGATGAGCCGCCATGCTCTACTCTACACCGAGATGGTCACAACCGGTGCCCTGCTCCATGGCAAGCCGGCTCGCTGGCTCGACTATTCTGACTGCGAACATCCATTGGCCCTGCAACTGGGTGGGAGTGACCCATCGGAGCTTGCGGCGTGCGTACGTCTCGCCGCGCAATGGCGTTACGATGAGGTCAACTTGAATGTGGGTTGTCCCAGTGATCGGGTGCAAAACGGACGTTTTGGCGCCTGTCTGATGGCACAGCCGGACCGGGTGGCCGATTGCGTTCGTGCGATGCGAGAGGCCGCCGATTTGCCCGTCACGGTTAAAACCCGGATTGGTATCGACCACCAGGACAGTTACGAAGCGCTTGTGGCATTCATCGCAACCGTGGCTGATGGCGGTTGCGATACGTTTATCATTCACGCTCGCAAGGCGTGGTTGAGCGGACTGAATCCGAAGCAGAACCGTGAGATTCCGCCCTTGCGTTATGAGACGGTCTACCGGCTCAAACGCGATTTTCCTGGCCTTGCGATTATCATCAACGGCGGCTTGAATGATCTCGACCAAGCCAAATCGCAGCTCGCATACGTGGACGGGGTGATGTTGGGGCGTGCCGCTTATCACAACGCGTACTTGCTTAGTCACGTCGATTCGGTTTTTTACGGCGAACACAGCGAAGCAATCTCGCGCGCGGAGGTGATTTCCCGCTACCAAGCCTACGTGAACGAGGAGCTCGAGCGCGGCACACCCTTGCGCCACATGACGCGGCACTTGTCAGGCCTGGTTCAGGGGGTGCCTGGGGCGCGGCGTTTTCGCCGTTACCTGAGCGAAAACGTCCATGGCTCGGGCGCATCGGCGGCGGTGATATCCCAGGCGTTGGATCTGTTGCGCTCAGCGGCTACGGCCAGCGCTGTCAGTTGA